In the Armatimonadota bacterium genome, AGTGCGCAGCGGACCAGCGGCGGTTCTGGGCCTATCACGACCGGCTCTTCGACCGTGCGCGGCGCGGGGCCGTGCGATCCGGACGTGACCTCGACGCGATAGCGCGCGACCTCGGCCTGGACCTCGCCGCGTTCACCACCTGTCGGGCCGGTGCCGCCGCGCGCCAGCGCGTGGAGGCCGACGTGCGCGACGGGGTGCGCCGGGGCGTGCGCGGCACGCCCACCACCTTCGTCAACGGCCAGCCGATCGTGGGCGCGCAGCCGCTGGAGGTCTTCGGTGCGGCCATCGATGCCGCCAGGGCGCGATAGGTCCGGCAGCGCGGCCACGACGCGGTCCGCACGGATTCGCCCCCGGGCTCCGCTGCCGGCCGCGGGTACCGTCACCACCCGCCTGTGGTGGGGCGCGGCGGCGTTGGCAGGGGCCGGGGTACTCGTCGCCGGCATTCTCGTCATGCTCGCGGTGCGGGGGACGACACCGCTGTGCCTGACCGGCGCCTGCGACGCGGTAGCACGGGGCCCCTACGCCCGGTTCCTGGGCGCACCCCTGGTCCTGTGGGGCCTGGTGGCCTTCGGTGTGACAGCCGGCACGGCCATCGCCGGCGCCCAGTCCCCCCGGCGACGGGGGGACCTGTTGCCGGTGCTGGTCGGCCTGGTGGCGTTCGGCGCTGCCTTTTCGGCGTACCTGACGTGGCTGCAGGTGGGCGTGCTCCGGGCCGTGTGTGCCTGGTGTGCCGCCAGCGCCCTCCTGTGGTTCGCGCTGGCCGCCTGCGGGAGCCTGCTGGCCGCCGCGACCCCATGACGGATCGGCGCGGTATCCGCCAAAAATCCGTCCTGCACCCGATGGGCCGGGACGCCACCACCACCTACGATGGGAGCGATCAGTCGACGCGGGGGAGTGCCATGAGTCAGGCCAAGGCGGCGCTGCTGGAGGCGTACCGGAGGGAGCATGCAGACCTCGGGGCCGGGCTCGAGGCGCTCACGCAGATGCTCGACCGGCTGCACGACGGCCAGCCGGCGCCCGGGGCGGTGCGGGATGCCGAGCGGTTCTTCCAGCAGGTGATGATTCCCCACGCCGAGTGGGAAGAGCTGACGTTCTACCCGGCGGCGGGCGAACTGCTCCGCCAGCACGGCGACGTCAACGCCGCGATGGTCCTGGACCACCGGGAGATCGCCGCTCGCGTGGCCGACCTGCTAGCCCTGCTGGCGCGCATCGAGGCCGGCGACCGCGAGCCCGCGCTGATCGACCGCGCCCGGCTGCTGGGCTACCAGATCCGCGCGCTGGTGGAGGTGCACTGCCGCAAAGAGGAAGAGATCTACTGCGCCCTGGTGCGCCGCCATCTCTCCGACGGCGACGTGGTCCGCGCCCTCGCCATCGGGGACCAGCTGGGGCACGACTGACGGGACGACGACCATGCTGGTGCGTGACCGCATGAGCAGCCCGCCGATCACGATGGACGTGCGGGGGTCCATCGTGGAGGCCCACAGCCTGATGCA is a window encoding:
- a CDS encoding vitamin K epoxide reductase family protein, coding for MRPSMPPGRDRSGSAATTRSARIRPRAPLPAAGTVTTRLWWGAAALAGAGVLVAGILVMLAVRGTTPLCLTGACDAVARGPYARFLGAPLVLWGLVAFGVTAGTAIAGAQSPRRRGDLLPVLVGLVAFGAAFSAYLTWLQVGVLRAVCAWCAASALLWFALAACGSLLAAATP
- a CDS encoding hemerythrin domain-containing protein — protein: MSQAKAALLEAYRREHADLGAGLEALTQMLDRLHDGQPAPGAVRDAERFFQQVMIPHAEWEELTFYPAAGELLRQHGDVNAAMVLDHREIAARVADLLALLARIEAGDREPALIDRARLLGYQIRALVEVHCRKEEEIYCALVRRHLSDGDVVRALAIGDQLGHD